One genomic segment of Aythya fuligula isolate bAytFul2 chromosome 5, bAytFul2.pri, whole genome shotgun sequence includes these proteins:
- the SAV1 gene encoding protein salvador homolog 1 isoform X1, which produces MLSRKKTRTELSKPGEVQGKYVKKETSPLLRNLMPSFIRHGPTIPRRTDICPPDSTPAYAAGGDGIVSRNQSFLRTPVQRPPHEIMRRESNRLSAPSYLARSLADVPREYGSSSQSFLTEANSVMENGDAGARCYYYDHFYDAQRRRQLNDRLHEDYRYYEHNSDLFQRMPQNHGRHTSGIGRVAATSLGNLTNHSSEDLPLPPGWSVDWTIRGRKYYIDHNTNTTHWSHPLEREGLPPGWERVESAEFGVFYVDHINKRAQYKHPCAPSVPRYDQPPPVTYQPQQAERSQPLLVPANPYHTAEIPDWLQVYARAPVKYDHILKWELFQLADLDTYQGMLKLLFMKELERIVKLYEAYRQALLTELEHRKQRQQWYAQQHGKNF; this is translated from the exons ATGCTGTCGCGGAAGAAGACCCGCACGGAGCTCTCGAAGCCCGGCGAGGTGCAGGGCAAGTACGTGAAGAAGGAGACGAGCCCGCTGCTCCGCA ATCTGATGCCTTCGTTTATCCGTCACGGTCCAACCATTCCAAGACGAACTGATATCTGTCCTCCTGACTCCACGCCCGCGTATGCTGCTGGGGGAGATGGAATTGTTTCCAGGAACCAGAGCTTCCTTCGAACTCCAGTGCAGAGGCCACCTCATGAAATAATGAGACGTGAAAGCAACAGACTGTCTGCACCCTCCTATCTTGCTAGAAGTTTAGCTGATGTCCCTAGAGAATATGGCTCTTCCTCCCAGTCCTTTTTAACAGAAGCTAATTCTGTTATGGAAAATGGAGACGCCGGTGCCCGTTGCTACTATTACGATCACTTTTATGATGCCCAAAGGAGACGGCAGTTAAATGACCGCTTGCATGAGGACTACAGGTATTACGAACACAACAGTGATCTTTTCCAGAGGATGCCCCAGAATCATGGCAGGCACACTTCAG GCATCGGGAGAGTTGCTGCTACATCTCTAGGAAACTTAACAAATCATAGCTCTGAAGACTTGCCTCTTCCTCCTGGCTGGTCAGTGGACTGGACTATTAGAGGAAGGAAATATTATATAGATCATAACACTAATACAACTCACTGGAGCCACCCACTCGAGCGCGAGGGACTGCCCCCGGGATGGGAGAGAGTCGAGTCAGCAGAATTTGGAGTGTTTTACGTGGATCACATCAATAAAAGAGCTCAGTACAAACATCCTTGTGCTCCCAG CGTTCCCCGTTACGACCAGCCTCCCCCAGTGACCTACCAGCCCCAGCAGGCGGAGCGGAGCCAGCCTCTCCTTGTCCCTGCGAATCCCTACCACACCGCTGAGATTCCGGACTGGCTGCAGGTCTACGCCAGGGCTCCTGTGAA GTACGACCACATCCTGAAGTGGGAGCTCTTCCAGCTGGCGGACCTGGACACGTACCAGGGCATGCTGAAGCTGCTCTTCATGAAAGAACTGGAACGGATCGTTAAGCTGTACGAGGCGTACAGGCAGGCCCTCCTCACCGAGCTGGAGCATCgcaagcagaggcagcagtggTATGCCCAGCAGCACGGCAAGAATTTCTAA
- the SAV1 gene encoding protein salvador homolog 1 isoform X2 — protein MKPGWYLMPSFIRHGPTIPRRTDICPPDSTPAYAAGGDGIVSRNQSFLRTPVQRPPHEIMRRESNRLSAPSYLARSLADVPREYGSSSQSFLTEANSVMENGDAGARCYYYDHFYDAQRRRQLNDRLHEDYRYYEHNSDLFQRMPQNHGRHTSGIGRVAATSLGNLTNHSSEDLPLPPGWSVDWTIRGRKYYIDHNTNTTHWSHPLEREGLPPGWERVESAEFGVFYVDHINKRAQYKHPCAPSVPRYDQPPPVTYQPQQAERSQPLLVPANPYHTAEIPDWLQVYARAPVKYDHILKWELFQLADLDTYQGMLKLLFMKELERIVKLYEAYRQALLTELEHRKQRQQWYAQQHGKNF, from the exons ATGAAGCCTGGCTGGT ATCTGATGCCTTCGTTTATCCGTCACGGTCCAACCATTCCAAGACGAACTGATATCTGTCCTCCTGACTCCACGCCCGCGTATGCTGCTGGGGGAGATGGAATTGTTTCCAGGAACCAGAGCTTCCTTCGAACTCCAGTGCAGAGGCCACCTCATGAAATAATGAGACGTGAAAGCAACAGACTGTCTGCACCCTCCTATCTTGCTAGAAGTTTAGCTGATGTCCCTAGAGAATATGGCTCTTCCTCCCAGTCCTTTTTAACAGAAGCTAATTCTGTTATGGAAAATGGAGACGCCGGTGCCCGTTGCTACTATTACGATCACTTTTATGATGCCCAAAGGAGACGGCAGTTAAATGACCGCTTGCATGAGGACTACAGGTATTACGAACACAACAGTGATCTTTTCCAGAGGATGCCCCAGAATCATGGCAGGCACACTTCAG GCATCGGGAGAGTTGCTGCTACATCTCTAGGAAACTTAACAAATCATAGCTCTGAAGACTTGCCTCTTCCTCCTGGCTGGTCAGTGGACTGGACTATTAGAGGAAGGAAATATTATATAGATCATAACACTAATACAACTCACTGGAGCCACCCACTCGAGCGCGAGGGACTGCCCCCGGGATGGGAGAGAGTCGAGTCAGCAGAATTTGGAGTGTTTTACGTGGATCACATCAATAAAAGAGCTCAGTACAAACATCCTTGTGCTCCCAG CGTTCCCCGTTACGACCAGCCTCCCCCAGTGACCTACCAGCCCCAGCAGGCGGAGCGGAGCCAGCCTCTCCTTGTCCCTGCGAATCCCTACCACACCGCTGAGATTCCGGACTGGCTGCAGGTCTACGCCAGGGCTCCTGTGAA GTACGACCACATCCTGAAGTGGGAGCTCTTCCAGCTGGCGGACCTGGACACGTACCAGGGCATGCTGAAGCTGCTCTTCATGAAAGAACTGGAACGGATCGTTAAGCTGTACGAGGCGTACAGGCAGGCCCTCCTCACCGAGCTGGAGCATCgcaagcagaggcagcagtggTATGCCCAGCAGCACGGCAAGAATTTCTAA